In the genome of Meles meles chromosome 16, mMelMel3.1 paternal haplotype, whole genome shotgun sequence, one region contains:
- the TMEM74B gene encoding transmembrane protein 74B isoform X1 has product MIPLTEVSTEAHRGEMTSLRTCSCQGPRDEWGPSFPMASPPGLELKTLHNGPQIPRRPPPLGPAAAPREGVENICFSSEEHETHFQNPGDTRLGRSPSPPVGGPSRPRSQRSQRDDLSLRSEEGPGLEPVSRPVDYGFVSALVFLVSGILLVVTAYAIPREARVNPDTVTAREMERLEMYYARLGSHLDKCIIAGLGLLTLGGMLLSVLLMVSLCKGELYRRPTFVPGRGSRKTYGSINLRMRQLNGEGGQVLVENEVVQVSETSHTLQGC; this is encoded by the exons ATGATCCCACTGACAGAGGTGAgcactgaggctcacagaggtgaGATGACCTCGCTGAGGACATGCAG cTGCCAAGGGCCAAGGGATGAGTGGGGGCCCTCCTTCCCAATGGCATCTCCCCCCGGTCTGGAACTGAAGACACTGCACAATGGCCCCCAGATCCCAAGGAGACCACCTCCTCTGGGCCCAGCGGCTGCACCCAGGGAGGGTGTGGAGAACATCTGCTTTTCCTCAGAGGAGCACGAGACCCATTTCCAGAACCCAGGGGACACCAGACTGGGTAGATCCCCCAGTCCCCCAGTGGGGGGCCCCTCACGGCCCCGATCCCAGCGATCCCAACGGGACGATCTATCCCTGCGTTCTGAAGAGGGGCCGGGCCTGGAGCCCGTGAGCCGCCCCGTGGATTACGGCTTTGTTTCTGCTCTGGTTTTTCTGGTGAGTGGGATCCTCCTGGTGGTGACAGCGTACGCCATCCCCCGTGAGGCCCGCGTCAACCCTGACACAGTGACGGCGCGGGAGATGGAACGACTAGAGATGTACTATGCCCGCTTGGGCTCCCACCTAGACAAGTGCATCATCGCGGGCTTGGGGCTGCTCACTTTGGGCGGCATGCTTTTGTCAGTGCTGCTGATGGTCTCCCTGTGCAAGGGGGAGCTGTACCGCCGGCCCACCTTTGTCCCCGGCAGGGGCTCCCGGAAGACCTATGGCTCCATTAACCTGCGCATGAGACAGCTCAATGGGGAAGGGGGCCAGGTGCTGGTGGAGAACGAGGTTGTCCAGGTCTCAGAGACCAGCCACACCCTCCAGGGCTGTTAA
- the TMEM74B gene encoding transmembrane protein 74B isoform X2: protein MASPPGLELKTLHNGPQIPRRPPPLGPAAAPREGVENICFSSEEHETHFQNPGDTRLGRSPSPPVGGPSRPRSQRSQRDDLSLRSEEGPGLEPVSRPVDYGFVSALVFLVSGILLVVTAYAIPREARVNPDTVTAREMERLEMYYARLGSHLDKCIIAGLGLLTLGGMLLSVLLMVSLCKGELYRRPTFVPGRGSRKTYGSINLRMRQLNGEGGQVLVENEVVQVSETSHTLQGC from the coding sequence ATGGCATCTCCCCCCGGTCTGGAACTGAAGACACTGCACAATGGCCCCCAGATCCCAAGGAGACCACCTCCTCTGGGCCCAGCGGCTGCACCCAGGGAGGGTGTGGAGAACATCTGCTTTTCCTCAGAGGAGCACGAGACCCATTTCCAGAACCCAGGGGACACCAGACTGGGTAGATCCCCCAGTCCCCCAGTGGGGGGCCCCTCACGGCCCCGATCCCAGCGATCCCAACGGGACGATCTATCCCTGCGTTCTGAAGAGGGGCCGGGCCTGGAGCCCGTGAGCCGCCCCGTGGATTACGGCTTTGTTTCTGCTCTGGTTTTTCTGGTGAGTGGGATCCTCCTGGTGGTGACAGCGTACGCCATCCCCCGTGAGGCCCGCGTCAACCCTGACACAGTGACGGCGCGGGAGATGGAACGACTAGAGATGTACTATGCCCGCTTGGGCTCCCACCTAGACAAGTGCATCATCGCGGGCTTGGGGCTGCTCACTTTGGGCGGCATGCTTTTGTCAGTGCTGCTGATGGTCTCCCTGTGCAAGGGGGAGCTGTACCGCCGGCCCACCTTTGTCCCCGGCAGGGGCTCCCGGAAGACCTATGGCTCCATTAACCTGCGCATGAGACAGCTCAATGGGGAAGGGGGCCAGGTGCTGGTGGAGAACGAGGTTGTCCAGGTCTCAGAGACCAGCCACACCCTCCAGGGCTGTTAA